The nucleotide window AAAAGCCGATTGCTCTATAATACGGACAATCGTGCATTTGCAATCAGGCGCTCCGGCACCTGAAAAGCAATGGTCCGTGCCTTTTCACGAATGTTGATCGTTATTTCGCCATCTTCATAAGCAGTAAGCTCTCCCGTAAACGTTTTTCTGCCATCAACATGTTCATACGTCTTGATATAGACGTTCTTCCCGATAGCTCCCTGGAAATCCTTTGCGTTTTTTAGCGGGCGTTCCGCCCCCGGAGAACTTACTTCCAAATAATAAAATCCCTCGATTGGGTCTTCTTCGTCTAATTTTTGACTCATCTGTTCGCTGACGAGGCTGCATTCCTCAAGTCCCACACCATCCGGATGGTCAATAAACATACGTAACACCCAATTTTTTCCTTCTTTCTTATATTCCACATCCACAAGTTCCATGTTGAGATCAGCAAGAACGGGTTTCGCGATCGTTGCCACGTTTGCCTTCACATTTTTTGACATGTGCTCCCTCCTTTGCAAAAGCCGTCCAGTATGATGAGAAAAACTTTGGCTTAGCTTAGAAAACTTGGCTTTTCGCCAAGCTTTTATGGTGAAAGCCTTCGTTGCACTTATGTAGGTAAGAAAGTTGCTTTATACTTTCTTACCTACCAAGTTCCGGTAGCGAGCCTTAGGTCTTACGAACATTTTTTCAAAGTGCAAGCAGAAAGAGTGGGAACTAGCCCCACTCTTTTCTCCGTACGTATCCATCTGTTGCCAACGTTAAAATATCACAATTTCCCAACGATTGCAAGTCACACGCGGACCGAGGAGCGCCCTCTCTGCGTGTGTGGTGCATGGCATTGTGCTTATCTGCTATTTATTTTGGCCAAATGTGGACAATCGTAAACCTCGGGACATTCATGGGAACCACTCGATTTATCGTTGCGCAAAACAGCAGTTCACAGACTTCGAAAAAAATCGTGAGACGTTCATTCGTTCTATTTTCGCGATGATCGACGAAAACAGATCGTTGGACGCTTTCTTACGGTCTATTATCACAACGAGCGCTGAAAATAGATCGATGGTCGCCCGCTTACGTTCTAGAATCGCAACGAAGCCCGAAACCAGACCGTTTTATGCTCTAGGTGGCCTCACCGACCAGATGGAGCCTAGCATTCGCTCATCCCCCGTTTCGAATACAAGTGATCACTCCCGATGGTACTCATACCATTCAGAGGGACGGGGGGCCGCGTTGTCGTACCCCAAAAGGCAGGCTTCTCTCTTAGAGGGACGGTAATTATATTGCTTCTCTTTCTCTTGCCCCTCCCGGAGCAGCGCTGCTTAAAACCCGGGGAATGTGCACTCCGCAGGCATTAATAAGTGAAAATAGAAAGCGAACGATGTAACGTTCTCGCAAAGAAAGAATTTCTGATGCGTTCCTCTAGAACAACGAAAGCTGGTTCGAATCCGGCAAGCCTTCCAGGCAGTTGCTCGCTTCCAAATTTTGAATCACGTTTTTCGTCGCTTTGCTTCTTTGCTGCAAATCTTCTTTTGATAAAAACTCACCGTCCGCTCGCGCGTCGACAATATTTTTCGCGGCATTCGCGCCTACGCCTTCCAACGCGCCAAACGGCGGGATCAACGCATCTCCATCGACGATAAACGTATCTGCCTCCGAACGGTAGAGATCAATCTGCCCGAAAGAAAATCCGCGCTCCGTCATCTCTAGCGCCAGTTCCAATACCGTAACCAGACTTTTTTCTTTCGGCGCCGCGTCAAATCCTTTTGCTTGAATGTCCTCGATGCGCGCCCGGATAGCAGCGCTCCCTTTTTGCATCGTTTCAAGCTCGAAGTCACTGGCCCGCACACTGAAATAAGTGGCGTAGAAAAGAATCGGATAGTGAACTTTGAAGTATGCGATTCTCACCGCCATCAGAACATACGCTGCTGCGTGCGCTTTCGGGAACATATACTTGATTTTCAAACAGGATTGAATATACCAATCCGGGACGTCGTGCTTTTTCATTTCGTCAATCCATTCTTGCTCCAAGCCTCTTCCCTTACGGACGAATTCGGTAATTTTAAAAGCAAGCGATGGTTCCAGACCTTTATAAATTAGGTTAACCATAATGTTATCTCGAAGGCCAATCACGTCTTTCAGCTCACAAATTCCATCGCGGATTAATTCATCCGCATTGCCGAGCCACACATCGGCCCCATGGGACAAGCCGGAAATTTGCAGGAGCTCGGAAAACTTCTGCGGTTTCGTTTCTTCCAACATTTGCCTGACGAATCGGGTGCCGAACTCGGGAATGCCATACGTGCCGGTTTTGCACATAATTTGCTCCGGCGTGACGCCGAGCACTTCCGGCCCTTCGAATATACGCATAACCTCAGGATCGTCAATAGGAATGTCATTGGGATCAATGCCGCTTAAATCTTGCAACATCCGGATGACCGTCGGATCATCGTGGCCGAGAATATCGAGTTTCAATAAATTGTCATCGATGGAATGAAAATCAAAATGGGTCGTCTTCCAACTCGCGTTTTTGTCATCGGCCGGATACTGCACCGGGCAAAAATCATGGATATCTTTATCGCCCGGAACAACGATGATGCCGCCCGGATGTTGGCCGGTCGTCCGTTTCACCCCTGTGCAGCCATGAACGAGCCGATCGATTTCAGCGCCGCGGATATGGTCAATTTGGTTGTCGTTTTGATACCCGCGCACGAACCCGTAAGCCGTTTTATCCGCAACCGTGCCGATCGTCCCCGCTCGAAAGACTTTGTCATCCCCGAATAATTCACGGGTGTACGCGTGCGCGCGTGCCTGGTATTCCCCGGAGAAATTCAAGTCAATATCGGGAACTTTATCGCCTTTAAAGCCGAGAAACGTTTCAAAGGGAATATCATGGCCTTCGCGGATATACGTGGACCCACATTGTTCACATAATTTGTCCGGCAAGTCATACCCCGAAGCCACCGAGCCGTCATCATAAAAAATAGAGTGTGAGCAGTCCGGGCAAACGTAATGGGGCGGCAACGGATTAACCTCGGTAATGTCGGACATCGTTGCCACAAAGGAGGATCCGACAGAACCGCGGGAGCCGACGAGATAGCCATCATCCAGGGAACGTTTGACGAGTTTATGGGAAATTAAATAAATCACGCCATACCCATGCCCGATAATGCTTTCCAATTCCTTTTCCAAGCGGTCTTCGACAATGGAAGGAAGATCTTCCCCGTACATGCGCTTTGCTTTCCCATAGGTGAGCGACCGCATTTCTTCGTCGGCACCCTCGATGTTTGGTGGATACAAGCCGCTCGGAACCGGCGCGATCGCTTCGATCTCGTCCACGATCTGTTTTGGGGATGTGACCACAATTTGGCGCGCCTTTTCTTCCCCGAGGAAAGCAAATGCCTCCAACATTTCCGCAGTCGTTCGAAAGTGCACCTTCGGCATCGTTTGTTTATTTAGCGGATTCGCTCCGCCTTGAGACGCAACAAGGATTTTTCGATAGATATGATCTTCCGGTTCCAAATAATGGACATTGCCAGTGGCGACGACCGGAGTCGCTAAACGTTCACCAACCTCGTACAATTTTCGCATAATGTCCAAAAGTTGTGCTTCACTTCTTATGATATCTTTTTCCAATAGATGATTATGGATTTCCGGCGGTTGTATTTCGATAAAATCATAGAAACGGGCAGCTTTCTCCGCTTCTTCCGCGGATTTTTGCATCATTGTTTCAAAGACTTCCCCTTGCTCACAGCCCGATCCAATCAACAACCCTTCCCGATACCGGACGAGTTTTGACCGCGGGATTCGCGGCGTTCGGTGAAAATACGATAAGTGGGATAAGGAAACGAGTTGATACAAATTTTTCAAGCCTTCTTGATTTTGAACGAGAATCGTGCAATGGGAAGGTCTATTTTTATAAAAATCGCCGCGGCCAATATTTTCATTGAGTTGGCGATGTTGATCAATTCCCTGCTCATTGGCGTCACGAATCATTTTCATAAAAAGATAGGCGGTGGCTTCCGTGTCATAAATGGCGCGGTGGTGGCTGACGAGTTCAATGTCAAACGCTTTGCATAATGTGTTCAGCCGGTGATTTTTCATATTTGGATATAAAAAGCGGGCTAGTTCCAACGTATCGACGACCGGCTGTTCTACCTTCGCCCATCCTTCTTTTTTGTAGCCGGCGTTGATAAAACCGATATCAAAACTGGCGTTGTGCGCGACAAGACCGGCATCTCCCACAAAATCCGCAAACTGTTGCAAGACATCGCCCACCTCAGGGGCATCTGTCAACATTTCATCGGTAATACCGGTAAGCTCCGTAATTTTCGCGGGAAGGGGTACATGCGGTTGTGCAAACGATTCAAACCGGTCCACAATTTCCCCGTTCGTCACTTTTACGGCAGCCAGTTCAATAATCGTATCATAAACGGCTGATAGCCCGGTCGTCTCCACATCAAAGACGACAAACGTTGACGCTTTTAGATTCCGTTCGCTCTCATTGTACGCGATCGGCACACCATCATCGAC belongs to Salicibibacter cibi and includes:
- the rimP gene encoding ribosome maturation factor RimP; protein product: MSKNVKANVATIAKPVLADLNMELVDVEYKKEGKNWVLRMFIDHPDGVGLEECSLVSEQMSQKLDEEDPIEGFYYLEVSSPGAERPLKNAKDFQGAIGKNVYIKTYEHVDGRKTFTGELTAYEDGEITINIREKARTIAFQVPERLIANARLSVL
- a CDS encoding PolC-type DNA polymerase III, yielding MDDSAVRYERFQLLLEQIGIPEDVYQSELRSGRIEKLDVYRETRKWHFTFRLDKPVNAFAIQLLQEKLNAGFREMATIDFSIAYDEGNIPSEQVATYWPAIIAKASALPDHIALKLERSEPAVNGRFLMLTCHSEAEANSLSKQAGPALEAALQSLGFETLTFSPKVEIATEEETRFLEQKKEEEQSKVIEAMMEQQKKEKQAAPEAKKQLHIGYPIKDEPLPLASIQDEERRVTIQGYVFQAETRELRSGRMLVTFKLTDYTDSLLVKMFSRDKEDIPLFNEIKAGKWLKARGSIQDDTFVRDLVMIANDLTEVQIAQRMDGAPENEKRIELHAHTTMSQMDGVASPREIVEKAAQWGHEAIAITDHGVVQGFPEAYSAAQKNDIKLLYGMEAYLVDDGVPIAYNESERNLKASTFVVFDVETTGLSAVYDTIIELAAVKVTNGEIVDRFESFAQPHVPLPAKITELTGITDEMLTDAPEVGDVLQQFADFVGDAGLVAHNASFDIGFINAGYKKEGWAKVEQPVVDTLELARFLYPNMKNHRLNTLCKAFDIELVSHHRAIYDTEATAYLFMKMIRDANEQGIDQHRQLNENIGRGDFYKNRPSHCTILVQNQEGLKNLYQLVSLSHLSYFHRTPRIPRSKLVRYREGLLIGSGCEQGEVFETMMQKSAEEAEKAARFYDFIEIQPPEIHNHLLEKDIIRSEAQLLDIMRKLYEVGERLATPVVATGNVHYLEPEDHIYRKILVASQGGANPLNKQTMPKVHFRTTAEMLEAFAFLGEEKARQIVVTSPKQIVDEIEAIAPVPSGLYPPNIEGADEEMRSLTYGKAKRMYGEDLPSIVEDRLEKELESIIGHGYGVIYLISHKLVKRSLDDGYLVGSRGSVGSSFVATMSDITEVNPLPPHYVCPDCSHSIFYDDGSVASGYDLPDKLCEQCGSTYIREGHDIPFETFLGFKGDKVPDIDLNFSGEYQARAHAYTRELFGDDKVFRAGTIGTVADKTAYGFVRGYQNDNQIDHIRGAEIDRLVHGCTGVKRTTGQHPGGIIVVPGDKDIHDFCPVQYPADDKNASWKTTHFDFHSIDDNLLKLDILGHDDPTVIRMLQDLSGIDPNDIPIDDPEVMRIFEGPEVLGVTPEQIMCKTGTYGIPEFGTRFVRQMLEETKPQKFSELLQISGLSHGADVWLGNADELIRDGICELKDVIGLRDNIMVNLIYKGLEPSLAFKITEFVRKGRGLEQEWIDEMKKHDVPDWYIQSCLKIKYMFPKAHAAAYVLMAVRIAYFKVHYPILFYATYFSVRASDFELETMQKGSAAIRARIEDIQAKGFDAAPKEKSLVTVLELALEMTERGFSFGQIDLYRSEADTFIVDGDALIPPFGALEGVGANAAKNIVDARADGEFLSKEDLQQRSKATKNVIQNLEASNCLEGLPDSNQLSLF